One genomic window of Pontibacillus halophilus JSM 076056 = DSM 19796 includes the following:
- a CDS encoding ArsI/CadI family heavy metal resistance metalloenzyme: protein MLVHVGLNVSNLDKSVSFYNDVFGEEPVKEKVDYAKYLPEGLQLNFTLNTSESTKGNQVNHFGIQVENQDEIQSQKNRLEKLGYFTKDEMNTSCCYALQDKFWVTDPDGNEWEFFYTKKDE, encoded by the coding sequence ATGCTTGTACATGTTGGGTTAAATGTAAGCAATTTAGACAAATCGGTGAGTTTCTACAATGACGTCTTCGGTGAAGAACCTGTGAAAGAAAAGGTAGATTACGCAAAGTACCTTCCTGAGGGTCTTCAGTTAAACTTCACATTAAATACATCAGAGAGTACAAAAGGCAATCAGGTGAACCATTTCGGCATTCAAGTTGAGAATCAAGATGAAATTCAGTCTCAGAAGAACCGTCTGGAGAAACTCGGCTATTTCACGAAAGACGAGATGAACACGAGCTGTTGCTATGCCTTACAGGATAAATTTTGGGTCACAGACCCTGATGGGAATGAGTGGGAGTTCTTCTATACGAAGAAGGATGAATAG